One genomic segment of Vagococcus intermedius includes these proteins:
- the rlmD gene encoding 23S rRNA (uracil(1939)-C(5))-methyltransferase RlmD — MTNLPVTKNETLTVDIIDLSHEGLGVAKVDGYPLFIENTLPGEQAEVLVLKVGKKFGFAKVVTLVTESKDRVSDVNETLIRTGIAPLHHMTYEAQLAFKEQQVKNVFQRIAKMPEVKIHPILGMENPLAYRNKAQVPVRKVEGQLSTGFFRKNSHDLVPLENYYIQDEKIDEAIIVVRDVLEKYGVKAYIEAENNGNLRHIIVRRGHYSKQMMIVLVTRTPKLFNYEKMVQEIHQQLPEVVSIVQNINPDATNVILGKTNKTLFGQNYITDELLGKEYRISAQSFYQVNSVQAETLYRKAIEFAGLRSSDTVIDAYCGIGTIGLSLADKVKHVYGLEINPDAISDAKINAKMNGLSNVTFEIGKAEYIMPTWLEKGVQADVLIVDPPRKGLAESFIKTAVEMAPKKVIYVSCNPASLARDCQLFAESGYEVRQVQPVDMFPQTPHVEAVVELVKVK, encoded by the coding sequence ATGACAAACTTACCAGTAACAAAAAATGAAACACTAACAGTGGACATTATAGATTTATCCCATGAAGGGTTAGGGGTTGCCAAAGTTGATGGCTACCCATTATTTATTGAAAATACTTTACCAGGCGAACAAGCAGAAGTTCTTGTGTTAAAAGTAGGTAAAAAATTTGGATTTGCTAAAGTTGTGACGTTAGTAACCGAGAGCAAGGATCGCGTTTCTGATGTTAATGAAACCTTGATTCGTACAGGTATTGCGCCTCTTCATCATATGACCTATGAGGCACAATTAGCTTTTAAAGAGCAACAAGTAAAAAATGTGTTTCAACGTATTGCTAAAATGCCAGAAGTTAAAATTCACCCGATTTTAGGTATGGAAAATCCTTTGGCTTATCGTAATAAAGCACAAGTTCCAGTTCGTAAAGTTGAAGGTCAATTGTCAACAGGTTTCTTCCGTAAAAATAGCCACGATTTGGTACCATTGGAAAATTATTATATTCAAGATGAAAAAATTGACGAAGCGATTATTGTTGTTCGTGATGTATTAGAAAAATATGGAGTAAAAGCTTATATTGAAGCTGAAAATAATGGGAATTTACGTCATATTATTGTGCGCCGTGGTCACTATTCAAAACAAATGATGATTGTTCTAGTTACTCGTACACCTAAATTATTTAACTACGAGAAAATGGTTCAAGAAATTCATCAACAATTACCAGAAGTTGTGTCAATTGTTCAAAACATCAATCCAGATGCTACTAATGTGATTTTAGGTAAAACAAATAAAACATTATTTGGTCAAAATTATATTACAGATGAATTATTAGGAAAAGAATATCGTATTTCGGCTCAGTCATTTTACCAAGTAAACTCAGTTCAAGCGGAGACTTTGTATCGCAAAGCAATCGAATTTGCAGGGTTACGTTCAAGTGATACAGTTATTGATGCTTACTGTGGTATCGGAACAATTGGTTTGTCATTAGCGGATAAAGTGAAACATGTCTATGGATTAGAAATTAATCCTGATGCGATTTCAGATGCTAAGATCAATGCTAAAATGAATGGTTTATCAAATGTAACGTTTGAAATTGGTAAAGCAGAATATATTATGCCTACTTGGTTAGAAAAAGGTGTTCAAGCGGATGTTTTAATCGTCGATCCACCACGCAAAGGCTTGGCAGAAAGTTTTATTAAAACAGCTGTTGAAATGGCACCTAAAAAGGTTATTTATGTATCATGTAATCCAGCAAGTTTAGCACGTGACTGTCAGTTATTTGCTGAGTCAGGCTATGAAGTGAGACAAGTTCAACCAGTTGATATGTTCCCACAAACACCACATGTGGAAGCAGTTGTTGAGTTAGTCAAAGTGAAATAA
- a CDS encoding glucose-6-phosphate isomerase, with translation MSHIQFDYSKVSSFIGEQELGYMQSQVTAAHNELREGTGAGSDFLGWIDLPANYDKDEFTRIKKAAEKIQSDSEVLVVIGIGGSYLGAKAALDFLNHSFYNLLDKSERKAPQIFFAGNSISSSYLADLIQVIGDRDFSVNVISKSGTTTEPAIAFRIFKELLVKKYGQEEANKRIYATTDKARGAVKVEADAQDWETFVIPDDVGGRFSVLTAVGLLPIAASGADIDGLMQGAADARLAYSSDKLEENAAYQYAALRNILYRKGKVTELLINYEPSLQYFSEWWKQLFGESEGKDQKGIYPSSANFSTDLHSLGQYIQEGRRNIFETVIKVDKARHELAIPEMAKDLDGLGYLQGKDIDFVNTKAFEGTLLAHTDGDVPNFVLTIPQTDAYTLGYLMYFFEIAVGISGYLNGVNPFDQPGVEAYKKNMFALLGKPGFEELQKELEARL, from the coding sequence ATGTCACATATTCAATTTGATTATTCTAAAGTAAGTTCATTTATTGGTGAACAAGAGTTAGGCTATATGCAAAGTCAAGTAACTGCTGCTCACAATGAGTTACGTGAGGGAACAGGTGCTGGAAGTGATTTCTTGGGCTGGATTGATTTACCAGCTAATTATGATAAAGATGAATTTACACGTATCAAAAAGGCAGCAGAAAAAATTCAATCTGATTCAGAAGTGTTAGTTGTTATTGGTATAGGTGGCTCGTATTTAGGAGCTAAAGCAGCATTAGATTTCTTAAACCATTCATTTTATAACTTACTAGATAAGTCTGAACGCAAAGCACCGCAAATTTTCTTTGCAGGAAATAGTATCAGTTCATCTTATTTAGCTGATTTGATTCAAGTTATTGGGGATCGTGACTTTTCTGTGAATGTTATTTCAAAATCAGGTACAACGACAGAACCAGCTATCGCATTCCGTATTTTCAAGGAATTATTAGTTAAGAAATATGGCCAAGAAGAAGCTAATAAACGCATCTATGCCACAACAGATAAAGCGCGTGGTGCAGTGAAAGTTGAAGCAGACGCACAAGATTGGGAAACGTTTGTTATTCCAGATGATGTGGGTGGAAGATTTTCAGTATTAACAGCAGTTGGACTTTTACCGATTGCAGCAAGTGGTGCTGATATTGATGGTTTAATGCAAGGGGCTGCTGACGCACGACTTGCTTATAGCAGTGATAAATTAGAGGAAAATGCAGCGTATCAATATGCTGCCCTAAGAAATATTTTATACCGTAAAGGTAAAGTGACAGAATTATTAATCAATTATGAACCAAGTTTACAATATTTCTCAGAGTGGTGGAAACAATTGTTTGGTGAGTCTGAAGGGAAAGATCAAAAAGGTATTTATCCATCAAGTGCCAATTTCTCAACTGATTTACATTCATTAGGTCAATATATTCAAGAAGGCCGTCGTAATATTTTTGAAACGGTGATTAAAGTAGATAAAGCGCGTCATGAACTAGCTATTCCTGAGATGGCGAAAGATTTAGATGGTTTAGGTTATTTGCAAGGTAAGGATATTGATTTTGTTAATACCAAAGCATTTGAAGGAACGTTGCTGGCTCATACAGATGGGGATGTACCAAATTTTGTATTAACAATTCCGCAAACGGATGCTTATACCCTAGGTTATTTGATGTATTTCTTTGAAATAGCAGTAGGAATATCTGGTTATTTAAATGGTGTAAATCCTTTTGATCAACCAGGTGTAGAAGCGTATAAGAAAAATATGTTTGCTCTACTAGGTAAACCAGGTTTTGAAGAGTTACAAAAAGAATTAGAAGCTCGTTTATAA
- a CDS encoding class I SAM-dependent rRNA methyltransferase codes for MKKILLEMGIIMKKIKLTAKNSSKIQQGYPLIQKEDLQQASDITNIGEWVTFVSPKNDYLGTGYLGEQNKGAGWVVSHNATKILDHCFFVELFTEAFAKRKSLKNNDLTTAYRLFNGEGDGLGGLTIDLYDEFAVFSWYNQSIYKQRDLLVLAFQEVANFVKGAYEKIRFEQKGLPESQIIFGQEAPEPLLVLENGISYATYLNEGMMTGIFLDQKDVRGKLVDGLALGKKVLNTFSYTGAFSVAAAMGGATETVSVDLAKRSLPKTQEMFEVNGLSLENNKIVVMDVFEYFNYARRKGFNFDMIILDPPSFARNKKRTFSVAKNYGDLVAEVSDLLTEEGLLIASTNAANVSFDKYVTMVEGALKQKGRRFKRLETHRLPIDFAVTSKFKEGNYLKVLIYQVF; via the coding sequence ATGAAGAAAATTTTATTAGAAATGGGAATAATAATGAAGAAAATTAAATTGACAGCTAAAAATAGTTCAAAAATTCAACAAGGGTATCCCTTAATTCAGAAAGAAGATTTACAACAGGCCAGCGACATTACCAACATTGGTGAGTGGGTGACTTTTGTCTCGCCTAAAAATGATTATTTAGGGACTGGTTATTTAGGAGAACAAAATAAAGGAGCGGGTTGGGTTGTTAGCCATAATGCTACTAAGATTTTAGATCACTGCTTTTTTGTCGAGTTATTTACAGAAGCTTTTGCTAAAAGAAAATCATTGAAAAATAATGATTTAACTACAGCCTATCGTCTATTTAATGGTGAGGGAGACGGTTTAGGTGGTTTGACTATTGATTTATATGATGAGTTTGCTGTTTTTTCATGGTACAACCAAAGTATTTATAAACAACGTGACCTTTTGGTTTTAGCTTTTCAAGAAGTTGCCAACTTTGTAAAAGGTGCCTATGAAAAAATTAGATTTGAGCAAAAAGGACTGCCAGAATCGCAAATTATTTTTGGACAGGAAGCACCCGAGCCCTTACTCGTTTTAGAAAATGGTATTTCTTACGCTACCTATCTAAACGAGGGAATGATGACAGGTATTTTCTTAGACCAAAAGGATGTGAGAGGAAAATTAGTAGATGGGTTAGCCTTAGGTAAAAAAGTGTTAAATACCTTTAGCTATACAGGTGCTTTTTCTGTAGCAGCTGCGATGGGCGGCGCTACAGAAACGGTTAGTGTAGACTTAGCAAAGAGAAGTTTACCAAAAACGCAAGAAATGTTTGAAGTTAATGGCTTGTCACTTGAAAATAATAAAATCGTTGTCATGGATGTATTTGAGTACTTTAATTACGCTAGACGCAAAGGGTTTAACTTTGATATGATTATCTTAGACCCACCTAGTTTTGCACGTAATAAAAAACGGACATTCTCTGTGGCAAAAAATTATGGTGACCTAGTAGCAGAGGTTAGTGACTTACTAACAGAAGAGGGGTTATTAATTGCATCTACAAATGCAGCTAACGTTAGTTTTGATAAATATGTGACGATGGTTGAAGGTGCACTGAAACAAAAAGGCCGTCGATTTAAACGACTTGAAACCCATCGATTGCCAATTGATTTTGCCGTAACATCTAAGTTTAAAGAAGGCAATTATTTAAAAGTTTTGATCTACCAAGTCTTTTAA
- a CDS encoding FtsX-like permease family protein encodes MKQINQRLQLADQDKGLQTVTLLQQIDQQLTANYQLIVTLILLVVVTIFTILTSVFFYHRRYELATLLNIGVKKLTILGQFLIEYCVTLSICLLAISTLFFLTHTPVKNKLVHINQVAFSKQLPNELTLPTSPENPSISELTEEDDNYLLPFNAASFSAIDTENTVCTLFSPKLAIAKATSLVILSSLIPLIICGYLSLIIIKNTN; translated from the coding sequence ATGAAACAAATTAATCAAAGATTACAGTTAGCTGATCAAGATAAAGGGTTGCAAACAGTTACCCTTCTCCAACAAATAGATCAACAGCTCACTGCCAACTATCAATTGATAGTGACACTTATACTCCTAGTAGTTGTCACTATCTTTACTATTTTAACTAGTGTCTTTTTTTATCATCGACGTTATGAGCTGGCAACACTACTCAACATCGGCGTAAAAAAACTAACCATTCTAGGACAATTTCTTATAGAATATTGTGTCACGCTGAGTATTTGTTTACTAGCGATTAGTACCTTATTTTTCTTGACTCATACACCTGTCAAAAATAAATTAGTCCACATTAACCAAGTGGCTTTTTCCAAACAGTTGCCAAATGAACTGACACTACCTACTAGCCCTGAAAATCCTAGTATATCGGAATTGACTGAGGAAGACGATAATTATTTACTACCTTTTAACGCCGCTTCCTTTTCTGCCATTGATACAGAAAATACTGTCTGCACTCTCTTTAGTCCCAAACTGGCAATTGCTAAAGCAACTTCCTTAGTCATACTTAGTAGTCTTATTCCTTTAATAATCTGTGGCTATCTTTCTCTCATTATTATTAAAAATACTAACTGA
- the gdhA gene encoding NADP-specific glutamate dehydrogenase — MTQTTDYLAKLTEKLESKNPGQSEFLQAIHEFLPTIAPYLDKHPELIASNVLELLLEPERLIQFRIPWQDDNGNWQVNRGFRVQYNSAIGPYKGGMRFHPTVNESVMKFLSFEQIFKNSLTGLPIGGGKGGSDFDPKGKSDAEIMRFCQSLMTELQKYIGPSMDVPAGDIGVGGREIGYLFGQYKRLNGHQGGVLTGKPLTYWGSLARTEATGYGVVYFVKHLLQDKGDSFSEKRVMVSGSGNVAIYAIQKAQALGAKVISCSDSSGYLIDPDGIDVALLKEIKEVKRERLSAYIISKPTATYIPGESVWSYEGEYDIALPCATQNEINQELAKALVKSGVKIVAEGANMPSDLEAVVVYEENQIIYCPGKAANAGGVAVSALEMAQNSQRVPWTFEKVDNELNDIMKQIYETCRDTAARYAQKDDLLSGANIAGFAKVADAMVSQGLV, encoded by the coding sequence ATGACACAAACGACTGATTACTTAGCGAAGCTAACAGAAAAACTGGAGAGTAAAAATCCTGGTCAATCTGAATTTTTACAAGCTATTCATGAATTTTTACCAACCATTGCCCCATACTTAGACAAGCACCCGGAATTAATTGCAAGCAATGTTTTAGAATTGTTATTGGAACCTGAACGCTTGATTCAATTTAGAATTCCATGGCAAGATGATAATGGAAACTGGCAAGTGAATCGAGGCTTCCGAGTTCAGTACAACTCTGCTATTGGTCCTTATAAAGGAGGCATGCGTTTTCATCCAACCGTAAATGAAAGTGTCATGAAATTTTTATCATTTGAACAAATATTTAAAAATAGTTTAACTGGTTTGCCAATTGGAGGCGGAAAAGGTGGAAGTGATTTCGATCCTAAAGGAAAATCAGACGCAGAAATCATGCGTTTTTGTCAAAGTTTAATGACTGAATTGCAAAAGTATATTGGTCCAAGTATGGATGTACCTGCTGGTGACATTGGAGTAGGTGGACGTGAAATTGGTTATTTATTTGGTCAATATAAACGTTTAAATGGTCATCAAGGCGGTGTCCTAACTGGTAAGCCGCTTACATATTGGGGAAGCTTAGCTAGAACAGAAGCAACAGGTTACGGTGTTGTTTATTTTGTAAAGCATCTTCTACAAGATAAGGGCGATTCATTTTCAGAAAAACGTGTTATGGTATCAGGTAGTGGAAATGTAGCAATCTATGCCATTCAAAAAGCCCAAGCTTTAGGTGCTAAGGTGATAAGTTGTTCAGATTCTAGCGGTTATCTTATTGATCCGGACGGGATTGATGTGGCATTGCTAAAAGAAATCAAAGAAGTTAAACGTGAACGTTTGTCAGCTTATATAATTTCTAAACCTACAGCAACTTATATTCCAGGTGAGTCCGTTTGGTCTTATGAAGGAGAGTACGATATTGCGTTACCATGTGCGACACAAAATGAAATTAATCAAGAATTAGCTAAAGCTTTAGTTAAATCTGGCGTTAAAATCGTAGCCGAAGGGGCAAATATGCCAAGTGACTTAGAGGCTGTTGTTGTGTACGAAGAAAATCAAATTATTTATTGTCCAGGTAAAGCTGCTAATGCAGGTGGAGTGGCTGTTTCAGCTTTGGAGATGGCACAAAATTCTCAACGCGTCCCATGGACGTTTGAAAAAGTGGATAATGAACTAAATGATATTATGAAACAGATCTATGAAACATGCCGTGATACAGCTGCGCGTTATGCTCAAAAAGATGATTTGCTATCAGGTGCTAATATTGCAGGTTTTGCAAAAGTAGCTGACGCAATGGTTAGCCAAGGATTGGTATAG
- the aroD gene encoding type I 3-dehydroquinate dehydratase — translation MTQSSLGQLTDQKNRNKNVLFPKICVSLIEKDPTLILRIAREMAESDVDMVEWRLDYVVNEMDIEELLRLFQKIRVILAEKELLVTLRTHLEGGSVRVSKECYRQTYLGLLKTGLVDWLDIEAKRPLEWFNEVLVEANKQHCQIIASYHNFLETPSNSYLEKLVLDFMKINPDVIKIAVMPEFEEDVWRLLHWNQQTLQCLGQIKIIAIAMGELGKISRLVGGITGSYLTFTSFSKVSAPGQLKFEEVHWLFSLAKIKLAEQGSEDNGEEKNSKN, via the coding sequence ATGACACAGTCTTCATTAGGGCAACTGACCGATCAAAAAAATAGAAATAAAAACGTATTGTTTCCTAAAATTTGTGTCTCTCTTATTGAAAAGGACCCAACTTTAATTTTGAGGATAGCTCGAGAGATGGCAGAGTCAGATGTAGACATGGTGGAGTGGCGCTTAGATTATGTGGTTAACGAAATGGACATAGAAGAATTATTAAGATTATTCCAAAAAATTCGTGTCATATTAGCTGAAAAAGAACTATTAGTCACCCTTAGGACCCATCTTGAAGGTGGTAGTGTTCGTGTAAGCAAGGAGTGTTACCGTCAGACTTATCTTGGATTATTAAAGACGGGGCTAGTTGATTGGTTAGACATTGAGGCAAAACGACCTTTAGAGTGGTTTAATGAGGTATTGGTCGAAGCAAACAAACAACACTGTCAAATTATTGCCTCCTATCATAACTTTTTAGAAACGCCTTCCAATAGTTATTTAGAAAAGTTAGTTTTGGATTTTATGAAGATAAATCCTGATGTGATAAAAATTGCAGTGATGCCAGAGTTTGAAGAAGATGTCTGGCGTTTATTACATTGGAATCAGCAAACACTTCAATGTCTAGGTCAAATAAAAATAATTGCAATTGCGATGGGCGAATTAGGCAAGATTAGTCGTTTAGTGGGGGGCATAACCGGCTCTTACTTAACGTTTACTAGTTTTTCTAAGGTATCAGCTCCAGGGCAATTAAAATTTGAAGAAGTACATTGGTTATTTAGTTTAGCCAAAATAAAATTAGCAGAACAAGGAAGTGAAGATAATGGCGAAGAAAAAAATTCAAAAAACTAA
- a CDS encoding LTA synthase family protein yields the protein MKKSYYPNWLNTRLGFFSLLVVLFWIKSIFAYLVDFNLGIENSFQYFILFINPFATTIFLFAIALYIKNPKIAYIVQLIIYTLTTALLVANVMYYREFTDFITINTMLGAGKVASGLGESTLRLFRPYDFIYILDIFILIGLLATKKIKIQAKPVRARFALALTTCSIFLFLGNLSLAETSRPELLKRTFSRDHIVKYLGINVFTAYDGFQTYKANQTRAQASENDVVTIENYVNQHQVKPNKEMFGIAKGRNVIYIHLESLQQFMIDYKLKDENGVEHEVTPFLNKLYHGQDTFSFENFFHQVKSGKTSDAETLLENSFFGLNQGPLFTQLGDKNTFQAAPAILKQEAGYTSSVFHGNTGTFWNRNETYKHLGYNYFFDASYYDVNENNSFQYGLHDKPFFNQSVQYLEHLQQPFYTKMIAVSNHYPYSEFKGDEAGFPIPNTKDTTINGYFATANYLDKSVEEFFNYLKASGIYDNSMIVLYGDHYGISDSRNPDLAELVGKTSADWNDFDNAQMQRVPLMFHIPGRNDGSIQSTYGGQVDVLPTLLSLLGIDNSKYLLLGQDLFSKDHEQLVAFRNGSYVAPDYTSVHDKVYDNKTEERVTEPTEEIKAKLDTYRDKVKEQLSISDSLTNGDLLRYYNKGLKKEVVPTDYNYKGQLEQLEAIEKDKGKKSTSIFSQHGNKSTTDLYETKTYKEYHPEAVDNSTPDEKVPVEEKETETVPDENLPAQEEIQTQE from the coding sequence TTGAAAAAATCTTATTATCCTAATTGGCTGAACACACGTCTGGGATTCTTCTCGCTGCTAGTTGTTCTCTTTTGGATAAAATCTATCTTTGCTTATCTAGTAGACTTCAATTTGGGAATTGAGAATAGTTTCCAATACTTTATACTATTTATCAACCCTTTTGCCACAACTATTTTTTTATTTGCAATTGCCTTGTATATAAAAAATCCTAAGATAGCTTATATTGTTCAACTCATCATTTACACACTGACAACTGCCTTATTAGTGGCTAATGTCATGTATTACCGGGAATTCACTGACTTTATTACTATTAACACGATGCTTGGTGCCGGGAAAGTTGCTAGCGGACTAGGAGAAAGTACCCTAAGATTATTTAGACCTTATGATTTTATTTACATTCTAGATATCTTTATTTTAATCGGGCTACTTGCTACTAAGAAAATAAAAATACAAGCAAAACCCGTACGTGCTCGTTTTGCTTTAGCGCTAACTACTTGTTCTATTTTCTTATTTTTAGGAAACTTATCCTTAGCTGAAACCAGTCGTCCTGAATTACTAAAAAGAACTTTTTCACGTGATCATATTGTAAAATATCTAGGTATCAATGTTTTTACTGCTTATGATGGCTTTCAAACTTATAAAGCTAACCAAACGCGGGCTCAAGCAAGTGAAAATGATGTCGTAACAATTGAAAACTATGTTAACCAACACCAAGTAAAACCGAATAAAGAGATGTTTGGTATTGCCAAAGGACGTAATGTCATTTATATCCACTTAGAAAGTCTTCAACAATTTATGATTGATTATAAATTGAAAGATGAAAATGGGGTAGAACATGAAGTCACGCCTTTCCTAAATAAACTCTATCATGGCCAAGACACATTTAGTTTTGAAAACTTCTTCCATCAAGTAAAATCAGGTAAAACAAGTGATGCGGAAACCTTGTTGGAAAACTCGTTCTTTGGTTTGAATCAGGGGCCTTTATTTACACAATTAGGTGATAAAAATACTTTCCAAGCAGCTCCTGCCATTTTAAAACAAGAAGCAGGCTATACTAGCTCAGTCTTCCACGGAAATACTGGAACATTTTGGAATCGTAACGAAACTTATAAACACTTAGGATACAATTATTTCTTTGATGCTAGCTATTACGATGTCAATGAAAATAATTCTTTCCAATATGGCTTACATGACAAGCCTTTCTTTAATCAATCTGTACAATATTTAGAACATTTACAACAACCTTTCTATACAAAAATGATTGCTGTATCCAACCACTATCCTTATTCAGAATTTAAAGGGGATGAAGCTGGATTCCCTATTCCAAACACGAAAGATACAACAATTAATGGGTATTTTGCAACAGCTAACTACCTTGATAAATCTGTTGAAGAATTTTTCAATTATTTAAAAGCCAGTGGGATTTATGATAACTCAATGATTGTCTTATATGGCGATCACTATGGCATATCAGACTCACGAAATCCTGATCTTGCTGAATTGGTTGGGAAAACCTCAGCGGACTGGAATGATTTTGACAATGCTCAGATGCAACGTGTCCCACTAATGTTCCATATTCCTGGCCGCAATGATGGTAGTATTCAATCAACTTATGGTGGACAAGTTGATGTTTTACCGACACTACTTAGTCTATTAGGTATCGACAATTCAAAATATTTATTGTTAGGACAAGATTTGTTCTCTAAAGATCACGAACAACTTGTTGCTTTCCGTAATGGAAGTTATGTCGCTCCGGACTACACTTCCGTGCATGATAAAGTTTATGACAATAAAACAGAAGAACGGGTAACTGAACCAACTGAAGAAATTAAAGCCAAACTAGATACTTACCGTGATAAAGTTAAAGAACAGTTAAGTATCTCAGATAGTTTGACCAATGGTGATCTCCTTCGTTACTATAACAAAGGATTAAAAAAAGAAGTTGTGCCGACTGATTATAATTATAAAGGTCAATTAGAGCAACTCGAGGCGATTGAAAAAGATAAAGGTAAAAAATCTACAAGTATCTTTAGCCAACATGGTAATAAATCCACAACTGATCTATATGAAACTAAGACATATAAAGAGTACCATCCAGAAGCGGTTGACAATTCAACACCTGATGAAAAGGTCCCGGTTGAAGAAAAAGAGACTGAAACAGTCCCTGATGAAAATCTACCTGCTCAAGAAGAGATTCAGACACAAGAATAA
- a CDS encoding NAD(P)/FAD-dependent oxidoreductase, whose translation MTKDVIVIGAGTSGMMAAISAAENGARTLLIEKNKKVGKKLLLTGGGRCNVTNNRPAEDIIQHIPGNGKFLYSAFSQFDNQHIMAFFEENGVSLKEEDHGRMFPVTDRSKSIVDCLHNKMLELGVEVLTQESVKRLLIEDTRVVGVQLESGQRYVAPCVIVSTGGKTYQHTGSTGDGYRFAKKAGHTVTHLFPTESPLLSNEHFVSKKTLQGLALQDVTLSVLNQKGKAIVSHEMDLLFTHFGISGPAALRCSMFVNQELEKYKDVPVSLDALPHLSHDEILQDMQKRRQEHEQKSVKNALKNLLPERYLDYLLQKAGIDHSLPIKQLEDKDRTIFINLIKDFRFTVNGTWPVEKSFVTGGGISLKEVQPKSLESKLVDGLFFTGEVLDVNGYTGGYNITAAFVTGHVAGKHAAEISSYYNY comes from the coding sequence ATGACAAAAGATGTAATTGTAATAGGTGCCGGTACTAGTGGAATGATGGCGGCAATCTCTGCTGCTGAAAATGGTGCACGGACCTTACTTATTGAAAAAAATAAAAAAGTAGGAAAAAAACTACTATTAACTGGTGGTGGACGCTGTAACGTCACTAACAATCGACCAGCTGAGGATATTATTCAACATATCCCAGGTAATGGCAAATTTTTATATAGCGCTTTCTCTCAATTTGATAACCAACATATTATGGCTTTTTTTGAAGAGAATGGCGTTTCTTTAAAAGAAGAAGATCACGGTCGAATGTTTCCTGTAACAGACCGTTCAAAATCAATCGTTGATTGTCTGCACAATAAGATGCTAGAACTCGGGGTAGAAGTACTAACACAAGAAAGTGTCAAACGTTTATTAATTGAAGACACACGTGTTGTAGGGGTTCAGTTAGAATCTGGTCAACGCTATGTCGCGCCTTGCGTCATTGTATCAACTGGGGGGAAAACCTATCAACATACCGGATCCACTGGGGATGGCTACCGTTTTGCTAAAAAAGCTGGGCATACCGTTACTCATCTCTTCCCAACAGAATCACCTTTATTATCTAATGAACACTTTGTCTCTAAAAAGACACTGCAAGGATTAGCCTTACAAGATGTCACCTTGAGCGTTTTAAATCAAAAAGGAAAAGCTATTGTGAGTCATGAAATGGATTTATTATTCACTCATTTTGGCATCTCTGGACCAGCCGCTTTACGTTGTAGCATGTTTGTCAACCAAGAGCTAGAAAAATACAAAGATGTGCCAGTGTCACTTGATGCCTTGCCTCACCTGTCTCATGATGAAATTTTACAAGATATGCAAAAACGTCGACAAGAACATGAACAAAAATCAGTGAAGAATGCTTTGAAGAATTTATTACCTGAACGTTACCTAGACTATCTTTTACAAAAAGCTGGGATTGACCACAGTCTTCCAATCAAACAACTAGAGGACAAAGATCGAACTATTTTTATTAATCTCATCAAAGATTTCCGATTTACAGTGAATGGCACTTGGCCCGTCGAAAAATCTTTTGTAACAGGTGGTGGGATTTCACTAAAAGAAGTACAACCAAAATCACTTGAAAGTAAATTGGTCGACGGTTTATTCTTTACAGGAGAAGTTTTAGATGTTAATGGGTATACGGGCGGTTATAATATTACAGCTGCCTTTGTAACCGGACACGTCGCAGGAAAACATGCTGCTGAAATTTCCAGCTATTATAATTATTAA
- the ybaK gene encoding Cys-tRNA(Pro) deacylase produces the protein MAKKKIQKTNAIRLLEQKKIAYSEREFPIIEGEHADAISVANYLGESPRELFKTLVTIGNKTGPVVAVIPGDSELDLKKLAKSSGNKKIEMLPLKELEATTGYIRGGCSPVGMKKLYPTYIDETALHYDQIHLSAGKRGLQMSVSAKSIGELVRATFTDLTLTTN, from the coding sequence ATGGCGAAGAAAAAAATTCAAAAAACTAACGCCATTAGGTTATTGGAGCAAAAAAAAATAGCATATAGTGAGCGTGAGTTTCCAATTATAGAAGGAGAGCATGCAGATGCTATATCTGTTGCTAATTATCTAGGGGAGTCTCCTAGAGAGTTGTTTAAGACGCTGGTCACTATTGGTAATAAGACTGGTCCGGTTGTGGCAGTTATTCCGGGAGATAGTGAACTTGATTTGAAGAAGCTTGCTAAAAGTAGTGGGAACAAAAAAATAGAAATGTTACCTCTCAAAGAATTAGAAGCAACAACAGGCTATATTCGTGGAGGCTGTTCACCAGTTGGAATGAAGAAATTATATCCAACTTATATCGATGAAACCGCACTTCATTATGATCAAATTCATCTTTCCGCCGGTAAACGTGGTCTACAGATGAGTGTTTCTGCTAAATCAATAGGTGAGCTTGTTAGAGCAACTTTTACTGATTTAACGTTAACGACCAACTAA